From a single Novipirellula galeiformis genomic region:
- a CDS encoding type II secretion system F family protein — MNAILMSTVATGCILTALLLLHMVWQWACGYPSTLKTRLRQFTSKQPFHGSQSIFKRQSEPWSSEVDRRPSIGQMAERLLEQSGTEWSVRSFAIRSGVSGALVSLVAAFFLNAYAMVFVPLGCLLPICYLVCKRRRRRNQLAKQLPAVLQFLGRAVRSGQTVPSAMSTVAEAFSVPVSTEFALCCDQQRLGLSRESSLREMAVRCGVMELQIFVVALIVQSRSGGDIVTMLENLAVTLRKRQQFDQRVRCLTAEGRMQAFVLMALPIVAFAGLYFLAPDYIGTLIERPSILVAALSAQALGACWVQSIIRIDV, encoded by the coding sequence ATGAACGCAATCCTGATGTCCACCGTCGCAACGGGCTGCATCCTTACCGCTCTGTTGCTGCTGCATATGGTTTGGCAATGGGCATGCGGCTACCCATCCACCTTGAAGACGCGACTACGCCAATTCACTTCGAAGCAGCCATTTCATGGCAGCCAATCGATTTTCAAACGACAATCGGAACCGTGGTCATCCGAAGTCGATCGCCGACCGTCGATCGGACAAATGGCGGAACGATTGCTCGAACAATCGGGGACGGAGTGGTCGGTTCGCTCGTTCGCAATCCGCTCGGGGGTCAGTGGAGCCCTTGTCTCACTCGTCGCAGCGTTTTTCCTGAACGCGTATGCGATGGTGTTCGTCCCCCTTGGATGCCTGCTGCCGATTTGCTACTTGGTGTGCAAACGGCGGCGGCGGCGCAACCAATTGGCAAAACAGTTGCCCGCCGTATTGCAATTTCTCGGACGTGCGGTGCGGTCGGGACAAACCGTCCCCTCCGCGATGAGCACGGTCGCCGAAGCATTCAGCGTTCCGGTATCCACGGAATTTGCCTTGTGTTGTGATCAACAACGACTCGGGCTCAGTCGCGAATCGAGCCTGCGTGAAATGGCGGTACGATGCGGGGTCATGGAGCTACAAATCTTTGTGGTCGCGTTGATTGTCCAATCACGTAGCGGGGGTGACATCGTCACCATGCTAGAGAACTTGGCGGTGACGCTACGCAAGCGACAACAATTTGACCAGCGAGTGCGTTGTTTGACCGCCGAAGGTCGAATGCAGGCGTTCGTCTTGATGGCGCTTCCCATTGTCGCGTTCGCTGGACTTTACTTCCTCGCACCTGACTATATCGGCACGCTGATTGAGCGGCCGTCGATTTTGGTCGCGGCATTGTCGGCACAAGCATTGGGAGCATGCTGGGTCCAATCCATCATACGAATTGATGTCTAG